Proteins encoded by one window of Flagellimonas lutaonensis:
- a CDS encoding RidA family protein: MHAPDYFLLRPEVEKAYGYSHAVKIGNSIKISGAVSMDDEGNPTAVGDMEQQMKNCYADLDKILKHYGCTFDDVVVENVFTTDMPKFLEVAGYRAEIYKNHFPTGSWLGVKELALPEFLVEIELEVHKPE, translated from the coding sequence ATGCACGCACCTGATTATTTTCTGTTGCGGCCCGAAGTTGAAAAGGCCTATGGCTATTCACATGCGGTAAAAATTGGCAATTCCATTAAAATCTCCGGTGCCGTAAGCATGGACGATGAAGGAAACCCAACTGCGGTCGGTGATATGGAGCAACAAATGAAAAACTGTTATGCCGATCTCGACAAAATCTTGAAACACTACGGATGCACCTTCGATGATGTAGTGGTGGAAAACGTGTTCACCACCGATATGCCCAAGTTTTTGGAAGTAGCCGGCTACCGGGCCGAAATCTATAAAAATCACTTCCCGACGGGGTCTTGGTTAGGTGTAAAAGAATTGGCTTTGCCAGAATTTCTTGTTGAGATTGAATTGGAAGTGCACAAACCGGAATAA
- a CDS encoding DoxX family protein, giving the protein MGRIKQWNKWANAHTYYPIDLLRVALGVFLFIKGVGFLSDPEQMRLLMQPFGKIPGSMIFLHYVAPAHFVGGFLIVIGLLTRWAVAAQIPILIGAVLTNFFGEMNIANLMLALVTLLVCCFFFFYGSGKHSTDYYLKMQQ; this is encoded by the coding sequence ATGGGAAGAATCAAACAATGGAACAAATGGGCCAACGCCCATACCTATTATCCAATCGATCTGTTGAGGGTCGCTTTGGGGGTTTTTCTTTTTATAAAGGGTGTGGGGTTCTTGTCTGATCCTGAGCAGATGCGGCTACTGATGCAGCCCTTTGGAAAGATTCCCGGTAGCATGATATTTCTACACTATGTGGCGCCTGCACACTTTGTGGGTGGTTTCTTGATCGTGATAGGGTTGCTCACCCGATGGGCCGTGGCGGCGCAGATTCCCATATTGATCGGGGCCGTACTTACCAATTTTTTTGGTGAGATGAACATTGCCAACCTCATGTTGGCCTTGGTGACCCTTTTGGTTTGCTGCTTTTTCTTCTTCTATGGCTCAGGCAAACATTCTACGGATTATTACCTAAAGATGCAGCAATAG
- a CDS encoding TonB-dependent receptor: MKHLLPTLLLLFSSLLGLAQNQIAGQVTDKSGNPISGANVYLEGTYDGASTDVDGNFHFETTEKGDQTLVVSILGYETHYEMGNVSYFSNLKIKLTEAINTLTGVTLTAGTFEAGDNSKVSVLKPLDIVTTAGAAGDFVAALQTLPGTTTVNEDGRLFVRGGQAGETQVFIDGLRVFQPFNATANNIPTRGRFSPFLFKGITFSTGGYSAEYGQALSSVLLLNTTDVPDQEKTDIQVMSVGGGLGHTEIWNNTSLSINTQYINLSPYEALIPSTQGSQWNNPYESFAGEGVFRIKGNKSMFKAYTGFNRATLDISQEDINFDDSVRFRLTNENLYFNTSYKYFTDTNWTLFAGASISRDNNKIGLLDDVIDAREVAGHLKVKTKKGFSSRFNLSVGAEVFQTDYEETYLAQDGFTFNSNFDDTLFAGFAESDIFFSNDFALKVGARMEHTSILDKFTVSPRLSLAYKSGEKAQFSLAYGDFYQNPLAEVLKFDQELGYEKTSHYILNYQYLNNGRTFRAEAYYKDYDDLVKFDTEMPQFNSVYSNLGSGYATGIDIFWRDNKSVANLDYWVSYSYLNTEREYRNFTEAATPNFAPAHSFSLVTKYWVEDWRSQVGVSYSFGSGRPYDNPNTAAFMAEKTKSFNNLSVNWAYLIDQQKILYFSVNNVLGFNNVSNYQYANAPNANSVFDRRAITPPADSFFFVGFFWTISTDSKSNQLDNL, translated from the coding sequence ATGAAACACTTATTGCCGACCTTACTGCTTTTATTTTCATCACTTTTAGGCCTGGCCCAAAATCAAATCGCTGGGCAGGTCACCGATAAATCAGGGAATCCCATTTCAGGTGCGAACGTCTATCTCGAGGGCACCTACGATGGTGCTTCGACCGATGTGGACGGAAACTTCCATTTTGAGACTACCGAGAAAGGCGACCAAACCTTGGTCGTCTCCATTTTGGGCTATGAGACCCATTATGAAATGGGCAACGTTTCGTACTTCAGCAACCTAAAAATCAAGCTGACAGAAGCCATCAATACCCTTACTGGGGTAACCTTGACCGCCGGCACCTTTGAGGCGGGCGACAACTCAAAGGTATCGGTGCTTAAACCGCTTGATATTGTAACAACCGCAGGCGCTGCGGGCGACTTTGTGGCCGCTTTGCAGACCTTGCCGGGCACCACTACCGTCAACGAAGATGGGCGTTTATTCGTGAGGGGTGGCCAAGCGGGAGAGACCCAGGTCTTTATCGATGGCCTTCGCGTATTTCAACCGTTCAACGCCACGGCCAACAACATACCGACCCGTGGCCGTTTTTCGCCCTTTCTCTTTAAGGGCATCACCTTTAGCACCGGTGGCTATTCGGCCGAATATGGGCAAGCCCTTTCCAGTGTCCTTTTGTTGAATACCACCGATGTGCCCGACCAAGAGAAAACCGATATACAAGTCATGTCCGTCGGCGGTGGCTTGGGCCATACCGAGATTTGGAACAATACTTCATTGAGCATCAATACCCAGTACATCAACCTATCGCCCTACGAAGCATTGATTCCCTCGACCCAAGGCTCCCAATGGAACAACCCCTACGAATCGTTCGCAGGCGAAGGGGTGTTCCGTATCAAAGGCAATAAAAGCATGTTCAAGGCCTATACCGGGTTTAACCGTGCGACCTTGGATATTTCCCAAGAGGACATCAATTTTGATGATTCCGTGCGGTTTCGCCTAACCAATGAGAACCTATATTTCAACACCTCTTACAAATATTTTACCGATACCAACTGGACCTTGTTCGCCGGTGCCAGTATTTCTCGGGACAACAACAAAATAGGACTGCTAGATGATGTAATCGATGCCCGCGAAGTCGCCGGACATCTAAAGGTCAAGACCAAAAAAGGTTTTTCAAGCCGGTTTAACCTGAGCGTCGGGGCAGAAGTCTTTCAAACCGATTATGAAGAAACCTACTTGGCACAGGACGGCTTTACCTTCAACAGCAATTTTGACGATACCCTTTTCGCCGGCTTTGCCGAAAGCGATATCTTTTTCAGTAACGATTTTGCCCTTAAAGTGGGCGCCAGGATGGAGCATACGTCCATTTTGGATAAATTCACGGTTTCGCCCAGACTATCGTTGGCATATAAAAGTGGTGAAAAGGCCCAGTTTTCATTGGCTTATGGTGATTTCTACCAAAACCCATTGGCCGAGGTGTTGAAGTTTGATCAAGAATTGGGGTACGAAAAAACCTCGCACTATATACTCAACTACCAATACCTGAACAATGGCAGGACCTTTAGGGCCGAAGCCTACTACAAAGACTATGATGATCTCGTAAAATTTGATACTGAAATGCCCCAGTTCAATTCGGTGTACAGCAATCTGGGCAGCGGCTACGCGACAGGAATCGATATCTTTTGGCGCGATAACAAGAGTGTTGCCAATTTGGATTATTGGGTCTCCTACAGCTATTTGAACACCGAGCGCGAATACCGCAATTTTACTGAAGCGGCCACCCCCAATTTTGCGCCAGCGCACAGTTTTTCGCTGGTCACCAAATATTGGGTCGAAGACTGGCGCTCACAGGTAGGGGTATCCTATTCCTTCGGGTCGGGCAGGCCCTATGATAACCCGAATACGGCTGCCTTTATGGCCGAAAAGACCAAATCGTTCAACAATTTGAGCGTCAACTGGGCCTATTTGATAGACCAACAGAAAATTTTGTATTTCTCGGTGAACAATGTGCTGGGCTTCAATAATGTGAGCAATTACCAGTACGCCAATGCACCCAATGCCAATAGTGTGTTTGACAGACGGGCCATTACCCCACCGGCCGACAGCTTCTTTTTTGTGGGCTTCTTCTGGACCATCAGCACCGATAGCAAAAGCAACCAGTTGGATAATTTGTAG
- a CDS encoding sensor histidine kinase, which yields MGHRSLKALLFYTAMILSCMVGSSQIVDFSGENPYKRVFEQTDNFGGSYLEVLEKAYTQTTNDSLKFLMLNDLSYYWHTRDLLRAMHFTEEGLKLTETKQDSLWHGRFQITQGAILLRMEKLDSAQSVLEDAKTKVLEKDLAFLNTQLGYVYERRGILDKAADYAMEALALGERLNDQKAIALAFSDLSNLFWKQSKFEKGLEYGLRSVQIFEERGINDLDYDFTLYVVGNNYLALDKYEEAQRYFEHTIAIGERYGFYNNLSDAYISLVDLYAYLGKFDKAELAGTNALKYAELLNSNNFMVMRSWLSIGKLQNLQGKYISAIESLQKCITIATDDFGDEYYLSQAYENLGKAYAGNHQYQEAYHALAEYDKLQNLIFTADSDHRMSMLQTEFDVANKEGTIQQQETLIKKQRTRQTLIIIITCLLLLLLVLSYKAIQNNVRKNRLLQRQNKEKEFLLKEIHHRVKNNLEIVSSLLSLQSAQVNDPNVVAVMQKSQQRVHSMSMIHQKLYQGKSISAIEMKDYFENLGSYILNTYGMTGQIDIIYDMETLELDIDMAIPIGLIVNELLSNALKYAFPDKANGHITVSLREEGSQVHLRVADNGIGKIMKKGAIGSGFGTKLIHLLTQQLDGKMDLTVENGTSVSFEFQLHKAA from the coding sequence ATGGGTCACCGTTCGCTGAAAGCCCTGTTGTTTTATACAGCTATGATTTTGAGCTGTATGGTTGGCAGTTCCCAAATTGTTGATTTCAGCGGCGAAAACCCCTACAAAAGAGTATTTGAACAGACAGACAACTTTGGAGGGTCGTATTTAGAGGTTCTCGAAAAGGCCTACACCCAGACAACCAATGATTCCCTTAAATTCTTAATGCTCAACGACCTTTCCTATTACTGGCACACCCGAGACTTGCTGAGAGCCATGCATTTTACAGAAGAGGGCCTGAAACTCACCGAAACGAAACAAGACAGCCTTTGGCACGGCAGGTTTCAGATAACCCAAGGGGCCATTTTACTTCGGATGGAAAAACTGGACAGTGCCCAATCGGTGCTGGAAGATGCCAAGACCAAGGTGCTTGAAAAAGACCTAGCTTTTTTGAACACGCAACTGGGCTATGTGTACGAACGCCGCGGAATATTGGACAAGGCCGCCGATTATGCAATGGAGGCACTCGCTTTGGGCGAAAGGCTGAACGACCAAAAGGCCATAGCCTTGGCCTTCAGCGATCTGAGCAACCTTTTTTGGAAGCAATCAAAATTCGAAAAGGGGTTGGAATATGGTCTAAGATCAGTCCAGATCTTCGAAGAAAGAGGTATAAATGACCTTGACTATGATTTTACCCTCTATGTGGTGGGAAACAACTATTTGGCGTTGGACAAATATGAAGAGGCCCAGCGGTATTTTGAGCATACCATTGCCATTGGCGAACGCTATGGCTTCTATAACAATTTGAGCGATGCCTATATCTCTTTGGTCGACCTATATGCCTATCTCGGTAAATTTGATAAGGCAGAATTGGCGGGCACCAATGCCCTGAAATATGCCGAGTTGCTCAACAGCAACAACTTTATGGTGATGCGTTCATGGCTGTCGATAGGCAAATTGCAAAACCTGCAGGGAAAATATATTAGCGCCATTGAAAGCCTACAAAAGTGCATCACCATTGCAACAGATGACTTTGGCGATGAGTACTACCTGAGCCAAGCCTACGAGAATCTGGGCAAGGCATATGCGGGCAACCACCAATATCAAGAGGCCTATCATGCCTTGGCCGAGTACGACAAATTACAGAATCTGATTTTTACGGCGGATTCTGACCATCGTATGTCGATGCTTCAAACAGAATTCGATGTTGCCAACAAAGAAGGGACCATTCAGCAACAAGAGACACTGATAAAAAAACAGCGCACACGGCAAACCCTCATCATCATCATCACCTGCCTGTTGCTGCTGTTGCTAGTGTTGTCATATAAGGCCATACAGAACAATGTGCGAAAGAACCGGTTGCTACAACGGCAGAACAAAGAGAAAGAATTCTTGTTGAAAGAAATACACCATCGGGTAAAGAACAACCTGGAGATTGTTTCAAGCCTATTGTCGCTGCAATCGGCACAAGTGAACGACCCCAATGTCGTGGCGGTTATGCAGAAGAGCCAACAACGGGTGCACAGTATGAGCATGATCCACCAAAAACTATATCAGGGCAAGAGCATATCGGCCATAGAGATGAAAGACTATTTTGAAAATTTGGGCAGTTACATTTTGAACACCTATGGAATGACAGGCCAAATCGACATCATATATGACATGGAAACGCTTGAACTTGATATTGATATGGCTATACCTATAGGTTTGATAGTCAATGAATTATTGTCAAATGCTCTTAAATACGCCTTTCCCGACAAGGCAAATGGGCATATCACCGTAAGCCTAAGGGAAGAAGGTTCACAGGTGCATTTAAGGGTGGCCGATAATGGTATTGGGAAAATCATGAAGAAAGGGGCTATTGGATCGGGTTTTGGAACCAAACTGATACATCTGCTCACCCAGCAATTGGACGGTAAAATGGATTTAACCGTAGAAAATGGGACTTCGGTCTCTTTTGAATTTCAACTTCATAAAGCAGCATAG
- a CDS encoding FMN-binding negative transcriptional regulator: protein MYIPLHYKNENFTEVKDFLAQNSFGILVNQVDKRPWATHIPLELEKDSFGDDVLVGHLAKANPQWKSFGDEQEVLCIFNGPHAYVSSSWYKEEEVPTWNYIAVHVYGKLTILDEKATMEALHRLVDKHEKDSDKPISLHNMSPKTLRQVKGVVGFQIKITEIQAAYKLSQTRPEDHATIVARLRERGVTESEIARHIREQSNQ, encoded by the coding sequence ATGTACATTCCCTTACACTATAAAAATGAAAATTTCACAGAGGTAAAGGATTTTTTGGCCCAGAACAGTTTTGGTATCCTTGTGAACCAAGTGGACAAAAGGCCTTGGGCCACCCACATACCATTGGAACTGGAAAAGGATTCTTTTGGCGATGATGTATTGGTGGGACACCTAGCAAAGGCCAACCCCCAATGGAAATCGTTCGGTGACGAACAAGAAGTGCTCTGTATTTTCAACGGTCCGCACGCCTATGTATCTTCTTCATGGTACAAAGAGGAAGAAGTGCCCACCTGGAACTATATTGCCGTACATGTATATGGGAAACTGACCATACTTGATGAAAAGGCCACTATGGAGGCCTTACACCGATTGGTCGACAAGCACGAAAAGGATTCGGATAAACCCATCTCCCTGCACAATATGTCGCCCAAAACCCTGAGGCAGGTAAAAGGGGTGGTCGGTTTTCAAATAAAGATCACTGAAATTCAGGCCGCCTATAAACTATCGCAAACGCGCCCTGAAGACCATGCCACCATCGTTGCCCGTTTAAGGGAGCGGGGTGTAACAGAAAGTGAAATTGCACGACACATAAGAGAACAGTCCAATCAATAA
- a CDS encoding nuclear transport factor 2 family protein: MKKVIFIGVVSMLFMACNQGTPRYTTTGPEVELVKSLVADYEKGDWDAWLSHYANTAQIHHNTWEDAYISPKELKENLLSLLATTSSYGFDDTPIYYEKIIDDEGKTWVNFWGNWRGTLGENNKELQVPVHLSVHVADGKIHEEYAMYDLSEFTAEIQKIEAMKNLSPEENKSIVNNMYKSFSTGDIPAVLEALDPKVVWNEAEGNPWADGNPYIGPDAVLNGVFSRVGEEYEYFTLEDINLHDVGEDKVLATLRYNAERKDNGAKLDVQAAHLWTIKNGKATAFQQYADTKQLYETTNQ, from the coding sequence ATGAAGAAAGTAATTTTTATCGGAGTTGTATCAATGCTGTTCATGGCCTGCAATCAAGGAACGCCACGATACACCACAACAGGACCAGAGGTAGAACTGGTAAAGTCTTTGGTGGCAGATTATGAAAAAGGTGATTGGGATGCCTGGCTTTCCCACTATGCCAATACGGCCCAAATACACCACAACACTTGGGAAGATGCTTACATTTCACCAAAGGAGTTGAAGGAGAATCTTCTGAGCCTTTTGGCCACTACCTCTTCCTATGGTTTTGACGACACCCCCATCTACTACGAAAAAATTATTGATGACGAGGGCAAGACCTGGGTAAATTTTTGGGGCAACTGGCGGGGAACCTTGGGTGAAAACAATAAAGAACTTCAAGTGCCCGTGCACCTATCGGTACATGTGGCAGACGGTAAAATACATGAGGAATATGCCATGTACGACTTGAGCGAATTCACAGCGGAGATTCAGAAAATTGAAGCCATGAAGAATTTATCGCCCGAAGAAAATAAGAGTATCGTAAACAACATGTACAAATCGTTCTCCACAGGTGATATTCCTGCTGTACTGGAAGCACTTGACCCCAAGGTGGTATGGAACGAGGCCGAGGGCAATCCATGGGCAGACGGCAACCCCTACATAGGACCAGACGCTGTCTTAAACGGCGTTTTTTCCCGAGTTGGGGAAGAGTATGAATACTTTACCCTTGAAGACATCAATTTACATGATGTCGGAGAAGACAAGGTATTGGCCACCTTACGGTACAATGCCGAAAGAAAGGATAATGGCGCCAAGCTTGACGTTCAAGCGGCACATCTCTGGACCATCAAAAATGGCAAGGCAACCGCATTTCAGCAATATGCCGATACCAAACAACTTTATGAAACCACAAACCAATAA
- a CDS encoding DUF3179 domain-containing (seleno)protein produces MRFLVFFLILSLPLILNAQRPSAFNNGKFFERHGTRMLYGGSEDNQHFIIDNLDLDPGQFHYGLGRERFPALLQPTYLTVMEADRYWRDDSRFLVAKKGGEVKAYSVRDLTRHEVVNDVLDGEPIFVAYCILADLGAIYKRTYGDKTFTFAVSGYTYYDPDVWDGLDGFILWDRETESLWWPLIDKAVSGPLKGVRLQKLKAIHWEDTTWRNIKQNYPDAKIMKSGLDYKRPKSWKKYNDVSDIVKTYSNR; encoded by the coding sequence ATGAGATTTCTTGTTTTTTTCCTCATTCTTTCCCTTCCCCTTATTTTGAATGCCCAACGCCCTAGTGCGTTCAACAATGGTAAGTTCTTTGAAAGGCATGGTACAAGAATGCTCTATGGCGGATCTGAAGATAATCAACATTTCATCATCGACAATCTTGATTTGGATCCCGGGCAGTTTCACTACGGATTGGGCCGGGAGCGTTTTCCGGCACTTTTGCAACCCACGTACCTTACGGTCATGGAAGCTGATAGGTACTGGAGAGACGACAGCCGTTTTTTGGTGGCCAAAAAAGGGGGTGAGGTAAAGGCTTACTCCGTTCGAGATTTGACCCGGCATGAGGTGGTCAACGATGTTTTGGATGGTGAGCCCATTTTTGTCGCCTACTGTATTCTTGCTGATTTGGGTGCCATTTACAAACGCACCTATGGTGATAAGACCTTCACCTTTGCCGTGAGCGGGTACACTTACTACGACCCCGATGTTTGGGATGGTTTGGACGGATTTATTCTTTGGGACAGGGAAACCGAAAGCCTTTGGTGGCCCTTGATAGACAAAGCGGTCTCAGGACCTTTGAAGGGGGTAAGGTTGCAAAAACTCAAAGCCATTCACTGGGAAGATACCACTTGGAGGAACATCAAACAGAACTATCCGGATGCCAAAATCATGAAATCAGGTTTGGACTATAAGCGGCCCAAATCATGGAAAAAATACAACGATGTTTCAGATATCGTGAAAACCTACTCGAACCGATAA
- a CDS encoding ester cyclase codes for MKPPLLTIALVVLIMASCNRKERLLQEEMMTMENTIKNNLNTLVDSCWNNKDLELLAPISTEDFTRTLNGIKVAGNQKELQAHINVYLTAFPDLNIHLKNTYIKDNQLFTHWTFTGTNTGVFGEFRATGKKAKVSGMSLLSFDSDGKLYREEVYYNELDLLQQLGYTLVPPALE; via the coding sequence ATGAAACCTCCCCTTCTTACTATCGCCCTTGTTGTATTGATAATGGCTTCCTGTAATAGAAAAGAGCGGCTTTTACAAGAGGAGATGATGACCATGGAAAACACCATAAAGAACAATTTGAACACCTTGGTAGATTCTTGCTGGAACAATAAGGACCTAGAACTTCTGGCCCCTATCTCAACGGAAGATTTCACCAGAACATTAAATGGCATCAAAGTAGCCGGAAACCAAAAAGAGCTACAGGCGCATATCAATGTTTATCTAACGGCATTTCCTGATCTGAATATCCACCTTAAAAACACCTATATAAAAGACAACCAACTCTTTACGCACTGGACCTTTACCGGTACCAATACGGGCGTGTTCGGTGAGTTTCGTGCCACAGGCAAAAAAGCAAAAGTAAGCGGTATGAGCCTACTCTCTTTTGATTCTGATGGCAAATTGTACCGTGAGGAAGTCTACTACAATGAACTTGACCTACTTCAACAATTGGGCTATACGCTGGTACCCCCGGCACTCGAATAA
- a CDS encoding LytR/AlgR family response regulator transcription factor, whose amino-acid sequence MNTKTRILIVEDDMIIAANLSLQLTKLGYEVTGIESRGEEAVGHARVNTPDIILMDINLKGSIDGIETVKTIQQTHDIPVVYLTANTDDASFFRAKETHPEAFVSKPFNQLDLEHTIALVEDKILTEERANQRPKTDMQVMGDRIFVRHKGKMNKLMLDQILYLEADRNYTNIVTEKGHYLLSSTLKTLEAKLPQNSFLRVHRSYIVNVKKLDAIADTHLEIKRKVIPFSKTYRELLLDRIKTI is encoded by the coding sequence ATGAATACCAAGACACGCATATTGATAGTTGAGGATGACATGATCATAGCCGCTAATCTATCGTTGCAGCTGACAAAGTTGGGGTATGAGGTAACGGGCATAGAATCGAGGGGCGAAGAAGCGGTCGGTCATGCGCGGGTCAATACACCTGATATTATTTTGATGGACATAAACCTAAAGGGGAGCATTGACGGGATTGAGACTGTTAAAACGATCCAACAGACACATGACATTCCTGTGGTTTATCTGACCGCCAATACCGATGACGCCTCATTCTTTAGGGCCAAAGAAACCCATCCGGAAGCCTTTGTGTCGAAACCCTTCAACCAGCTCGATCTTGAGCACACCATTGCCTTGGTAGAAGATAAAATCTTGACCGAAGAAAGAGCAAACCAAAGGCCCAAGACCGATATGCAGGTAATGGGCGACCGTATTTTTGTCAGGCACAAAGGCAAGATGAACAAGTTGATGCTCGATCAGATCCTTTATTTGGAGGCTGATAGAAACTACACCAACATAGTGACCGAGAAAGGGCATTATCTGCTGTCGAGCACCTTGAAGACCTTAGAGGCAAAGTTGCCCCAAAACTCCTTTTTGAGGGTTCACCGATCGTACATTGTCAATGTGAAAAAATTGGATGCCATTGCCGATACCCATCTTGAGATAAAGCGGAAGGTGATACCTTTTAGCAAAACCTATAGGGAGCTTTTATTAGATCGAATCAAGACAATTTAG
- a CDS encoding nuclear transport factor 2 family protein, whose translation MKKSLFQILIMLAMLTAVSCKQASTNENTLLETEMGPTADHADFNKKVETIRAFFQAHADEDIEAQEAMLADTLKFSPPNYNGNKWVGKEEFLAAIKGYHDNFENIRYHEGVVTADNGTVGGFYSGSVYPKETAETKANVIRTYGTWTATHAESGQEMGVKFFNLSTFNEDGKIATLSDYFDLSSLVPKETEN comes from the coding sequence ATGAAAAAGTCACTATTTCAAATTCTTATCATGCTTGCCATGTTAACGGCAGTTTCATGCAAGCAAGCAAGCACCAACGAGAACACATTGCTTGAAACCGAGATGGGACCAACTGCTGACCATGCAGATTTTAACAAGAAGGTAGAGACCATACGTGCCTTTTTTCAGGCGCATGCCGATGAAGATATAGAGGCACAAGAGGCGATGCTGGCCGATACACTCAAATTCAGCCCTCCAAACTACAATGGCAACAAATGGGTGGGCAAAGAAGAGTTTTTGGCAGCCATCAAGGGCTATCATGACAATTTTGAAAACATTCGATACCATGAGGGTGTCGTCACGGCTGATAACGGTACGGTTGGTGGTTTTTATTCTGGTTCCGTTTATCCGAAGGAAACGGCCGAAACCAAAGCCAATGTCATTCGTACATATGGCACGTGGACGGCGACACACGCCGAAAGTGGCCAAGAAATGGGCGTAAAGTTCTTTAACCTGAGCACTTTCAATGAAGACGGTAAGATTGCCACCCTATCTGACTATTTTGATCTGAGCAGCTTGGTGCCAAAAGAAACAGAGAACTAG